The Nocardia vinacea genome contains the following window.
GCGCGCCGTCGACCACATAGAGACCACGCTGACCCAGGACCCGGCCGTCGAGATCGCAGACCGATCCCATGCTCGCGCCGCCGAGGGCATGCCAGGTGGACGGGAACAGCGCGTTGGTGTCGACCAAAATGCTTGTCGGGCCGGCGATTCGGCGCACGGCCGGATCGATGTGATTGTTCTGGATGCTCGCGTCGCCGTTCTTCGGCCACTGCAGGATCGCGTCGTCGGTCGCGGAATCGTAGACGAACCGGCCGCGGTCCGCGCTGACGCCGTAGCCGACCAGCATGGTGCTCTTGGGGTCCATCTGCATCGGCGGAATGGAGGCCTGGATGACGGTGAACGCGGCCTGCGGATCGTCCCAGTTCTTACTTCCGTAGACCACGGGACCGCCCTGTGCCGCACCGAAATCGGAGATGGGGTCGGTCCAGACGTAGATCCGGTCGGCATTGGTGCCCCACTGCTGACCCAGCCCGTCGGGCAGGTCCGGAATCTTCCCCTTCGCACCGGCGCGCACCAGCAGCTTGGTGGTGTTCAGACTGCCTGCCGACAGGACAAGGGCATTGGCTGTGATGATCTTGTTTTCCAGGACATTGCCGGAGGTATCGAGCCGTTCGACGTACACGACCCAGCGGCCGTCGGGGCCGCGTTCGACGTCGGTGACCTGGTGCAGCGTCTGCACCTCTACCTGTCCGGTCGCCTCGGCCGCGGCGATGTAGGTGACATCGACCGAATGCTTGCCGCCGTTGTTCACGCCCATCGCGCCGTCGCCGTTGGTGTACGACGGTTTCATCTCACCCCGCAGTTCGGCGAGTGCGTAGTTCCAGTCGATGGGCATCGGGATCTTCGACAGCGGCAGTCCGGCCTGGCGCACGTGGTCACCGAATGCGCGTGCGGCCGTGTAGTTCCGGTTCGCGATCAACTCGTCGGGCGCCACCGCGAGGCCGAGCATGCGCGCCACCCTCGGGTAGTGCACCCGATCCATGGTCGCCCAGTCGAGTTCCTCGGGCAGATTCGCATCGAAAACCGGCTGCGTGGGCTGTAGCGACATGCCCTGGTAGATCAGCGAGCCGCCGCCGAGGCCCGCGGCGCACAGGGCGGTCATATTCGTTCCGGACACCGCCTCGACCAGGCCGGTATACGGTTCGAAAAGCAGTGGTGCACCGAATAATGTCGGGCTGGACCGGTACCAGAGCACCCGCCTGTCGAGCGCCGAGGCGCGCGGAAAGGTCTCCGAATTCGGCCCGGTCGGCCAGCGCATCCCCCGCTCGAGCAGCAGCACCGGGACGCCGGCCTGGGCCAAGCGCAACGCGGTCACCCCGCCGCCGAATCCGGATCCGACCACCACGACCCGGCGCTCCTCCCGGGTGAGCGGGACGCTGTTGACCCGTGCGGCGATGCCGTGCGTCGGGTTGGTGGTTCGTGAGCCGAGTATGGCGACACCGGCCGCCGCGGTCGCGGTCAACAGGGTCCGGCGGGTGATCACCGACATGCTCTTCCTCACTAACATAACCGGACGGTCTTGTCCGGTTGGTTCGACAGTTTGCTGGAGACTGTCGGCGGAGTCAAGCGGTAGCGTTGGGTGGATGACAGCGTCGCGCCGACAGAACCCGGGGCCCAAAGCCGCTGCCGAAAACCGGGCGGCGCTGATTCGGGCGGCTCGAACTGTGTTCGCGGAGAACGGTTTCGACGCACCGTTCAGTTTGATAGCGCGCGCGGCGGGTGTCGGGCAGGGTGTGCTGTACCGGCATTTTCCGACCAGGGAGAGCATGGCGCTCGCGGTATTCGAGGAGAATATCGTCGAGATCGAAGTACTTGCCGCCGACCCGGCGACCACGGTCGCGGACGTGCTGGCCCTGATAGTCGATCAACTGACGGCGTCCGCGGCCTTTATCGCCATGATCTACCCGACGAACACCGAGGATGAGGAGTTGCTCGGCACGGGATGGCGGCTGCTCGGCCTCATCGCGGAGATGCTCGACGACCCCCGCCGGCGTGGCGAGATCCGGGCCGATGTCACGGCGACGGATATCGTCATAGCGGTGGCGATGCTTGCGACACTGCTGGCGAAGATCGACCCGCAATCCAGGGAGGTCACCTCCCGGCAGGCATGGGCACTTTTGGAGCGTGGCCTGCACGCGTGAGGTGCGTGGCATGGGTGTGTAGTAGCTCGCCGCGCGGCGTGGGATCGGCGAGTACGGTCTCTAGCATGAGCAAGGCCATAGTTGAGCTGTCTCATCCGATCTCGGACGGCATGCTCACCTATCCGGGCCTGCCTGAGCCGCGAGTCACCACACACATTGCGCGTGACCGGTCGGCGCTGATCGATATGACCTACGAGATCGCGCGCATTGATACCGTCGGCAAAACGGGGACATTTATCGACGCGCCCTTCCACTTCCACGCCGAAGGCGCCGATATCGCGGAGTTGCCGCTGGAACGGTTGTTCAACGTGCCGATCGTAATGATCCGCGCGATGGGAACACGCGTAGTCGGGCCGGATGTGCTCGGCGACCCGGCACGGCTATGGGGCAAGGCGGTGCTCGTGCACACCGGATGGTCGGCGCGATGGGGTTCGTCCGAGTATCGAGGCCCCGGTCATCCGTACTTGGTCGGCGAGGTCGCCGATGCGCTGGTCGCCGCCAATGTGGCGCTGGTCGGCATCGACTCGCTCGACGTCGACGACACGTCTCTGCCGACGCGGCCGTGCCACCACACGCTGCTCGGGGCGGGAATCCCGATCATCGAGCAACTGACGAACCTGGACGCGGTCCCCGACACCGGTGCCAGGCTGGTCGCGCTCCCGGCGCCGGTGCGTGGGATGGGCTCGTTCCCGATACGCGCGGTCGCCTGGACCGATTCCTCAGTATTTGGGTGAGGTCGGCGGCTGGTACGCCGGATCGACCAGGCGCATGCCCGCGATGTCATCGCGATTGTGCCACTGCGGCAAGGCTTTCCAGCGATGATGGAGGCGCTCCAGTCCGTCTGTATCGAGTTGGATGCCGAGGCCGGGTGCATCGGGGACGGTGACGGCTCCCCCTTCGAAGACGATGGGTTCGGCGATCACGTCTTCGGGTTGCCACGGGTAATGGGTGTCGCAGGCGTAGGTCAACTCGGGGACGGTGGCGGCCACATGGGTCATTGCCGCCAGGCTGATTCCGAGGTGGGTGTTGGAGTGCATCGAAACGCCTTTGCCGTAGGCGTGGCAGACGGCGGCCAGGTCGCGGGTGGCGAATAGTCCGCCCCAGAAGTGATGGTCGGACAGCACGATCTGGACGGCATCGAGATCGAAGGCGGGACGGACCTCCTCGATCGAGGTGACGATCATATTGGTGGCCAACGGCATTCCGGTGCGACGATGCACTTCCGCCATATCCTCGCGGCGGGCGGTCGGGTCTTCCAGATATTCGACGACACCCGAAAGTTGTTCGGCAACAGTCGTTGCGTTGCTCAGCGACCAACCGCCGTTGGGATCCAGCCGCAGCGGATGATCCGGAAATGCCTTGGCCAGTGCCTCGATCGCGGCGACTTCCTCCTCGGGCGGGAATACGCCGCCCTTGAGTTTGAAGGAGCGGAATCCGCCATGGGCGGCAAACTT
Protein-coding sequences here:
- a CDS encoding GMC oxidoreductase: MSVITRRTLLTATAAAGVAILGSRTTNPTHGIAARVNSVPLTREERRVVVVGSGFGGGVTALRLAQAGVPVLLLERGMRWPTGPNSETFPRASALDRRVLWYRSSPTLFGAPLLFEPYTGLVEAVSGTNMTALCAAGLGGGSLIYQGMSLQPTQPVFDANLPEELDWATMDRVHYPRVARMLGLAVAPDELIANRNYTAARAFGDHVRQAGLPLSKIPMPIDWNYALAELRGEMKPSYTNGDGAMGVNNGGKHSVDVTYIAAAEATGQVEVQTLHQVTDVERGPDGRWVVYVERLDTSGNVLENKIITANALVLSAGSLNTTKLLVRAGAKGKIPDLPDGLGQQWGTNADRIYVWTDPISDFGAAQGGPVVYGSKNWDDPQAAFTVIQASIPPMQMDPKSTMLVGYGVSADRGRFVYDSATDDAILQWPKNGDASIQNNHIDPAVRRIAGPTSILVDTNALFPSTWHALGGASMGSVCDLDGRVLGQRGLYVVDGALLPGNAAACNPSMTIAAVAERALDHLVSQDIGTAI
- a CDS encoding helix-turn-helix domain-containing protein — encoded protein: MTASRRQNPGPKAAAENRAALIRAARTVFAENGFDAPFSLIARAAGVGQGVLYRHFPTRESMALAVFEENIVEIEVLAADPATTVADVLALIVDQLTASAAFIAMIYPTNTEDEELLGTGWRLLGLIAEMLDDPRRRGEIRADVTATDIVIAVAMLATLLAKIDPQSREVTSRQAWALLERGLHA
- a CDS encoding cyclase family protein; the protein is MSKAIVELSHPISDGMLTYPGLPEPRVTTHIARDRSALIDMTYEIARIDTVGKTGTFIDAPFHFHAEGADIAELPLERLFNVPIVMIRAMGTRVVGPDVLGDPARLWGKAVLVHTGWSARWGSSEYRGPGHPYLVGEVADALVAANVALVGIDSLDVDDTSLPTRPCHHTLLGAGIPIIEQLTNLDAVPDTGARLVALPAPVRGMGSFPIRAVAWTDSSVFG
- a CDS encoding glucarate dehydratase family protein, which gives rise to MSPVITDVRLTPILIADAPLLNVGGVHQPYTPRLIVEIETDSGACGLGETYGDRVYLDRAADLAPQLIGMPIAAVNAIRMLGANTTGEVLIDNPIAGGLRGTLTTDKVRLSVISAFESAALDAHGRELGLPVHALLGGKVRDRVDYSGYLFYKWADHPFPDAPTDDWGEVIDPDGVVRLAEKFAAHGGFRSFKLKGGVFPPEEEVAAIEALAKAFPDHPLRLDPNGGWSLSNATTVAEQLSGVVEYLEDPTARREDMAEVHRRTGMPLATNMIVTSIEEVRPAFDLDAVQIVLSDHHFWGGLFATRDLAAVCHAYGKGVSMHSNTHLGISLAAMTHVAATVPELTYACDTHYPWQPEDVIAEPIVFEGGAVTVPDAPGLGIQLDTDGLERLHHRWKALPQWHNRDDIAGMRLVDPAYQPPTSPKY